The following coding sequences are from one Perognathus longimembris pacificus isolate PPM17 chromosome 13, ASM2315922v1, whole genome shotgun sequence window:
- the LOC125362324 gene encoding olfactory receptor 52Z1-like: protein MGEDGNITLFNISYTSFFLVGFPGLQQGRSLLVLPLTFLYVTIITANALVIYTVAAQRGLHQPMYVLIALLLAVNICAATAVMPKMLEGFVHYANPISLPGCLAQMFFIYFTLLLDYNLLLAMALDRYVAICHPLRYSDLMTSRLLGLLAIFALTRSLGVAAPLVVLTAQARFCHTAVIRHFTCEYIALLSIACGDLTFNNQLGLAMRLITVTFDLVLLGTSYTRIIYAAFRISSGGARAKALNTCGSHLLVILTIYLSGLSTSIVFRVAKTVSQDVQNLLSAIYLLLPGTLNPLIYGVRTREIREHVGKMLCGKEPRQEVGKVSQTLQNMRGERKLPG from the coding sequence ATGGGTGAGGACGGAAATATCACCCTCTTCAACATCTCCTATACCAGCTTCTTCCTGGTGGGTTTTCCTGGACTGCAACAGGGGAGGTCCCTTTTGGTCCTGCCTCTCACCTTCCTCTACGTGACCATCATTACTGCCAATGCTCTGGTCATCTACACGGTGGCGGCTCAGCGGGGTCTGCACCAGCCCATGTATGTACTTATTGCGCTGCTCCTGGCTGTGAATATCTGTGCCGCCACAGCTGTGATGCCTAAAATGCTCGAAGGCTTTGTCCATTATGCGAATCCCATTTCGCTGCCTGGCTGCCTGGCCCAGATGTTCTTCATCTACTTCACCCTTCTTCTGGATTACAATCTCCTGCTGGCCATGGCCCTGGACCGCTACGTGGCCATCTGCCACCCACTCCGTTACTCTGACCTGATGACCTCCCGCCTGCTGGGCCTACTGGCCATCTTTGCCCTGACACGGAGCCTGGGCGTGGCAGCACCGTTGGTGGTACTGACTGCACAAGCCCGCTTCTGCCACACAGCTGTGATTCGACACTTCACCTGTGAGTACATCGCACTGCTAAGCATAGCTTGTGGAGACCTGACCTTCAACAACCAACTGGGATTGGCTATGCGGTTGATCACGGTGACCTTTGACCTGGTCCTGCTGGGCACTTCCTATACTCGAATCATCTATGCCGCTTTCCGAATCTCCTCTGGGGGAGCCCGCGCCAAGGCCCTGAACACCTGTGGCTCCCACTTGCTGGTCATCCTTACCATCTACCTCTCTGGTCTTTCCACTTCCATTGTGTTTCGAGTAGCCAAGACGGTGTCCCAGGATGTGCAGAATCTCCTCAGTGCCATCTATTTGCTGCTGCCAGGAACCTTGAATCCTCTCATTTATGGGGTGAGGACTAGGGAGATCCGGGAACATGTAGGAAAGATGCTCTGTGGGAAGGAGCCACGTCAGGAGGTGGGAAAGGTATCCCAGACCTTACAGAAcatgagaggagagaggaaactgCCAGGGTAA